In Chitinophagales bacterium, the following are encoded in one genomic region:
- a CDS encoding glycoside hydrolase family 1 protein — translation MKKSSFLNIVKKKRGNSNYSGDEHGGATGQSGSGMPDGLPGNFMFATGIECSYPTIDNGKIRRDQLEECGHYKYWKKDLQLVKNLGIKVLRYGLPYYTIHRGEGRYDWSFADEVMREMKRLKITPILDLLHFGLPDWLGSFQNPELPIHFSNYAKAVARRYPWVRYYTPVNEIYVTAKMSAKDGAWNEQLKTDKGFVTAMKHLVAASILATHSIAQQRPDAIIIQSETAEFTHEAKSDQSQEVKLMNKQRLISLDLLYGYPPDADVFIYLMDNGLTREEYDWFMKGEPPGYQVMGNDYYGRNEKIIKPDNSISTAEDVMGWYQITHDYYQRYKKPVMHTETNTFDSEEAPKWLWKQWINILKMRADGVPVLGFTWYSLIDQIDWDTGLAQKNNTVNACGLYDLDREPRPVAAAYKMLLEEYGQITIFPHGELFEVTDREARLKVEV, via the coding sequence ATGAAAAAAAGTAGTTTTCTCAACATCGTTAAAAAGAAGCGGGGTAACAGCAATTATTCCGGAGATGAACATGGTGGCGCAACAGGGCAATCGGGAAGCGGAATGCCTGACGGATTGCCGGGCAATTTTATGTTTGCCACGGGCATTGAATGTTCTTATCCAACAATTGATAACGGAAAAATCCGCCGTGATCAACTGGAAGAATGCGGACATTATAAATACTGGAAAAAAGATTTGCAGCTTGTAAAAAATCTTGGTATAAAAGTATTGCGTTATGGCTTGCCATATTATACAATTCATCGTGGTGAAGGCAGATACGACTGGAGTTTTGCAGATGAAGTAATGAGAGAAATGAAGCGCCTGAAGATCACGCCCATATTGGATCTGCTGCATTTTGGTTTACCTGACTGGTTAGGCAGTTTTCAAAACCCGGAGTTGCCTATTCATTTTTCTAATTATGCAAAAGCTGTTGCCCGGCGTTATCCCTGGGTGCGGTATTATACTCCTGTAAATGAAATTTATGTTACTGCAAAAATGAGTGCAAAAGATGGCGCATGGAATGAGCAATTAAAAACTGATAAAGGTTTTGTAACTGCAATGAAGCACCTTGTTGCAGCAAGTATTTTAGCAACGCACAGTATTGCGCAGCAGAGACCTGATGCCATAATTATTCAAAGCGAGACTGCAGAATTTACACATGAAGCAAAATCTGATCAGTCGCAGGAAGTGAAACTTATGAATAAACAACGGCTCATTTCTTTAGACCTGCTGTATGGCTACCCGCCGGATGCTGATGTATTTATTTATCTTATGGATAACGGGTTAACCAGGGAAGAATATGATTGGTTTATGAAAGGTGAGCCGCCGGGTTACCAGGTGATGGGAAATGATTATTATGGCCGTAATGAAAAAATTATTAAACCTGACAATAGTATTTCTACAGCTGAAGATGTTATGGGCTGGTATCAAATAACACATGATTACTACCAGAGGTACAAAAAGCCGGTGATGCATACTGAAACAAATACTTTCGATTCTGAGGAAGCTCCGAAATGGCTTTGGAAACAATGGATAAACATATTAAAAATGAGAGCCGATGGTGTGCCTGTATTGGGTTTCACCTGGTATAGTTTAATAGATCAGATTGATTGGGACACAGGTTTAGCGCAAAAAAACAATACAGTTAATGCCTGTGGACTTTATGATTTAGACCGTGAGCCACGGCCTGTTGCTGCTGCATATAAAATGCTGCTTGAAGAATATGGGCAGATAACAATATTCCCTCATGGGGAATTGTTTGAAGTTACCGACCGTGAAGCAAGATTAAAAGTGGAGGTATAG